The following are encoded in a window of Fischerella sp. PCC 9605 genomic DNA:
- the pntA gene encoding Re/Si-specific NAD(P)(+) transhydrogenase subunit alpha, giving the protein MKVGIPKEVYPGECRVAATPDTAKHLLKLGFDVLIESGAGESANFANDGYTHAGCKIVPDAPTLWAEADIVLKVRPPQMHPELGKHEAELLDEGNRLIGFIWPAQNPDLLDKLAARKATVLAMDAVPRITRAQKLDALSSMANLAGYRAVIEAANHFGRFFSGQITAAGKVPPAKVMVIGAGVAGLAAIGTAKSLGAIVRAFDTRLVVKEQVQSLGAEFLELDFPEDGTGEGGYAKVMSDEFIKAEMELFAAQAKEVDIIITTALIPGKKAPVLITQEMVESMKEGSVIVDLAAEQGGNCACTHPDEVYRYKGVTIIGLTDFPSRMAQQASQLYGTNIYHLLEEMGGGNNFKVDLQDEVVRGALVVHAGEITWPPPKPEKKAEEQQKQPSSTPPISPTPQLPISPSPVPGASESKSRADLWLLLIGLALFGIGITAPPSFLSHLIVFVLACFVGWQVIWNVKPALHTPLMSVTNAISGIIIIGGMLQISGGLSSSTTILGAIAILVGTINISGGFLVTQRMLRMFQK; this is encoded by the coding sequence ATGAAGGTTGGTATTCCAAAGGAAGTCTACCCTGGCGAATGTCGCGTGGCAGCTACGCCAGATACAGCCAAGCATCTGCTGAAGCTTGGTTTTGATGTGCTGATTGAGTCTGGTGCGGGTGAAAGCGCAAACTTTGCAAATGATGGTTACACACACGCCGGATGCAAGATTGTTCCAGATGCTCCCACTCTATGGGCAGAGGCGGATATTGTACTCAAGGTTCGTCCACCGCAGATGCATCCAGAACTTGGCAAGCATGAAGCCGAACTTCTTGATGAGGGGAACAGGCTGATTGGCTTTATCTGGCCAGCCCAAAATCCGGATTTGCTCGACAAACTGGCTGCACGTAAGGCTACTGTGCTGGCAATGGATGCAGTGCCGCGCATCACCAGGGCACAAAAGCTGGATGCCTTGAGTTCAATGGCAAATCTCGCTGGCTACCGCGCTGTGATTGAGGCTGCGAACCATTTTGGACGCTTTTTTAGCGGGCAGATTACGGCAGCTGGAAAAGTGCCGCCAGCGAAGGTAATGGTAATCGGTGCAGGTGTAGCTGGACTGGCAGCGATCGGTACTGCTAAAAGCTTGGGTGCAATTGTCCGCGCTTTTGATACCCGTCTTGTGGTGAAAGAACAGGTGCAGAGTCTGGGTGCAGAGTTTCTTGAACTCGATTTTCCAGAGGACGGCACGGGTGAAGGCGGCTACGCCAAGGTGATGAGTGACGAATTTATTAAGGCTGAGATGGAACTGTTCGCCGCTCAGGCTAAAGAGGTTGACATCATTATTACAACGGCGCTCATCCCTGGTAAAAAAGCACCTGTGCTGATTACTCAGGAAATGGTTGAGAGTATGAAGGAGGGATCGGTTATTGTCGATCTGGCTGCCGAACAAGGTGGTAATTGTGCGTGTACTCATCCTGATGAAGTTTACCGTTACAAGGGCGTGACAATCATCGGTTTGACTGACTTTCCCAGCCGCATGGCTCAGCAGGCAAGCCAGCTTTATGGTACTAATATTTACCATCTCCTCGAAGAAATGGGTGGAGGTAATAATTTTAAGGTCGATCTACAAGATGAAGTTGTCCGGGGTGCCCTGGTAGTTCATGCTGGGGAAATTACATGGCCTCCACCAAAGCCTGAGAAGAAAGCAGAGGAGCAACAGAAGCAGCCATCCTCTACTCCCCCAATCTCCCCAACTCCCCAACTCCCTATCTCCCCATCTCCAGTTCCCGGTGCTTCAGAATCGAAAAGTAGGGCTGACCTATGGCTGCTCCTTATTGGTTTAGCCTTATTTGGTATTGGTATAACTGCACCTCCTTCGTTTCTGTCTCACTTGATTGTGTTTGTCCTAGCTTGTTTCGTTGGCTGGCAAGTGATTTGGAACGTGAAACCTGCTTTGCACACACCACTGATGAGTGTCACCAATGCGATTAGCGGCATCATTATTATTGGCGGTATGCTGCAAATCTCTGGGGGATTGAGTTCATCGACTACTATTCTTGGTGCGATCGCCATCTTGGTCGGAACCATTAATATTTCTGGTGGCTTCCTAGTCACCCAACGCATGCTCAGAATGTTCCAAAAGTGA
- a CDS encoding protein kinase domain-containing protein yields the protein MLGKLLDGRYKVIQVLSAGGFGETYIAEDTRRPGNPKCVLKLLKPASSDPYYLQTARRLFNSEAEILEQLGNHNQIPRLLAYFEENEEFYLVQELIAGHPLSAEMRVGQPWTESQVIQMLQDVLSVLEFVHSYGVIHRDIKPDNLIRRDSDGKLVLIDFGAVKQMRSQLAASPSQMAATVAIGTPGYMPAEQAQGKPRPNSDIYAVGAIAIQALTGILPTQLQEHPETGEIIWPNQAQVSPRLVAVVQRMLRYHYRDRYQSATEVLQDIQQLLHPLAPTQTSTPAAYAQPTMPQPMNTYPQSSSLPASHATDHCPPSSQVTPPAWIDKTLSVARLLPFVGAAGLLLFKAPTWIILLGIGLAVVGVGLFFLRSSYPRLARDYDAVFAVVFCLCGILLLFQEYRSYGSQEIPISQFLLAGAGIFSAVECIRLRGMKK from the coding sequence ATGTTAGGAAAGCTACTAGACGGTCGTTACAAAGTTATCCAAGTCCTGAGTGCCGGAGGATTTGGTGAAACTTATATCGCCGAAGACACCCGCCGCCCAGGCAACCCTAAATGTGTTCTCAAGCTGCTTAAGCCTGCGAGTTCCGACCCCTATTATTTACAAACTGCCAGACGCTTATTTAACAGTGAAGCAGAAATTCTCGAACAACTGGGCAACCATAACCAAATTCCCCGTCTGTTAGCTTATTTTGAAGAAAATGAAGAATTTTACTTGGTGCAAGAGTTGATTGCAGGGCATCCACTCAGTGCAGAAATGCGAGTTGGTCAACCTTGGACGGAAAGCCAAGTTATTCAGATGTTACAAGACGTTTTGAGTGTCTTGGAGTTTGTTCACAGCTACGGTGTGATTCATCGTGATATTAAACCTGATAATTTAATTAGACGCGATTCTGACGGCAAACTAGTTTTAATTGATTTTGGCGCGGTTAAACAAATGCGTTCTCAACTGGCAGCATCTCCCAGTCAAATGGCTGCTACTGTTGCGATTGGAACCCCTGGTTATATGCCAGCAGAACAAGCGCAAGGCAAACCACGCCCAAATAGTGATATTTACGCTGTTGGGGCGATCGCCATCCAAGCGCTGACGGGAATATTGCCAACTCAGTTACAGGAACATCCCGAAACCGGAGAAATCATCTGGCCAAACCAAGCGCAGGTGTCGCCTAGACTGGTAGCTGTTGTGCAGAGGATGCTACGCTACCATTATCGCGATCGCTATCAATCTGCTACAGAAGTATTGCAGGATATTCAGCAATTGCTTCATCCCTTAGCACCAACGCAAACATCTACCCCTGCGGCATATGCACAACCAACCATGCCGCAGCCGATGAATACATACCCCCAATCATCCTCTCTACCTGCTTCTCATGCCACCGATCATTGTCCACCTTCATCTCAAGTTACACCGCCAGCTTGGATAGACAAAACTCTCTCCGTGGCTAGATTATTACCTTTTGTGGGTGCGGCAGGATTGCTTTTATTTAAAGCACCGACCTGGATTATTTTGCTAGGTATTGGTCTGGCTGTAGTTGGAGTTGGCTTATTTTTTCTCCGTTCTTCCTATCCAAGATTGGCACGAGATTATGATGCAGTGTTCGCTGTAGTATTCTGCCTTTGCGGCATACTGCTTTTATTTCAAGAATATCGGTCGTATGGTTCTCAAGAAATACCAATCAGTCAGTTTTTGCTAGCAGGCGCAGGTATTTTTTCAGCAGTAGAATGTATCCGTTTGCGGGGAATGAAGAAATAA
- a CDS encoding glycosyltransferase family 4 protein: protein MRIAQVAPLWERVPPPAYGGTELVVGLLTDELVRRGHSVTLFASGDSITLAKLESVYPRAIRLDPNVKEYNVYEILQLGRVYEQAHKFDIIHSHMGYAALAYANLVKTPTVHTLHGIFTPDSEKLFAYAKHQPYVSISNAQREPRLGLNYVATVYNAIDVNSHRFYALPDNPPYLAFLGRMSPEKGPHLAIAIAKQVGLPLKMAGKVDVADINFFEQKVKPQIDGKQVEYLGEADHNQKNALLGGAIATLFPIIWREPFGLVMIESMAAGTPVIATKFGSAPEVIAHGKTGFLCNSVQECVSAVSQVSELDRYTCRAYVTERFSVKQMTDSYEAVYCQVLATRNLVSDSAIAEVRK, encoded by the coding sequence ATGCGGATTGCTCAAGTTGCCCCATTATGGGAGAGAGTTCCGCCTCCAGCTTATGGCGGTACTGAATTAGTAGTGGGGCTGCTAACCGATGAACTTGTTCGACGCGGACATTCTGTTACATTATTTGCATCGGGAGATTCTATCACTCTTGCTAAACTGGAATCCGTTTATCCCCGTGCCATACGACTCGACCCCAATGTCAAGGAGTACAACGTTTATGAGATACTGCAATTAGGTCGGGTGTACGAGCAGGCACACAAGTTTGACATCATTCACTCCCATATGGGCTATGCTGCACTGGCTTACGCTAATTTAGTAAAAACGCCTACAGTACATACATTACACGGTATTTTTACACCTGATAGCGAAAAACTGTTTGCATATGCAAAACATCAACCTTACGTTAGTATTTCCAATGCTCAGCGGGAACCAAGGTTGGGACTAAATTACGTTGCGACGGTTTACAATGCCATTGATGTTAATAGCCATCGATTTTATGCTTTACCAGATAACCCGCCCTACCTGGCGTTTCTGGGTCGAATGTCACCAGAAAAGGGACCGCATTTAGCGATCGCCATTGCTAAGCAAGTGGGTTTACCTTTGAAGATGGCGGGTAAGGTAGATGTGGCTGATATCAACTTTTTTGAACAAAAAGTCAAGCCTCAAATTGATGGCAAGCAAGTAGAGTATCTTGGTGAAGCAGACCACAATCAAAAAAATGCCCTGCTAGGTGGTGCGATCGCCACTTTATTTCCCATTATCTGGCGCGAACCCTTTGGCTTGGTGATGATTGAATCAATGGCTGCGGGTACGCCAGTTATTGCCACAAAATTTGGATCTGCACCAGAAGTGATTGCCCACGGCAAGACAGGCTTTTTGTGCAACAGTGTCCAAGAGTGTGTCAGTGCTGTCAGTCAGGTTAGTGAGTTAGATCGCTACACCTGCCGTGCATATGTGACGGAACGTTTCAGCGTTAAGCAGATGACAGATAGCTATGAGGCAGTTTATTGCCAAGTTCTGGCGACAAGGAACCTTGTTTCTGACAGTGCCATTGCAGAGGTGAGGAAATAA
- the pntB gene encoding Re/Si-specific NAD(P)(+) transhydrogenase subunit beta → MSNNLLTVAYIVASALFILSLGGLSDQETARKGNIYGIIGMVIAFVATALSLDLTAYGTLASVVIPGAMIGAIVASRVAMTSMPEMVAMLHSFVGVAAVLVGIANYLQQSRSLIGIESTIHQIEIFVGVFIGAVTFTGSIIAFGKLRGIISSKPLLLPARHFLNLSMIAASLWLGSQFLAAENLSGLQPLLIMSAIASVLGIHLVMAIGGADMPVVISMLNSYSGWAAAAAGFMLSNDLLIITGALVGSSGAILSYIMCKAMNRSFISVILGGFGAETNGATAAQSAEQPGGEVTATTIEDTVELLQRAKSVVIVPGYGMAVARAQHAVSELAKLLRDRGVQVRFGIHPVAGRMPGHMNVLLAEANVPYDIVLEMDEINEDFSKTDVVLVIGANDTVNPSALENPNSPIAGMPVMEVWKAGTVVVMKRSMASGYAGVENPLFYKSNTHMLFGDAKKNLDAIVGKVALLSEESVDLRQPTKVAFST, encoded by the coding sequence ATGTCTAATAACCTACTGACTGTGGCGTATATTGTGGCTAGTGCCTTATTCATTCTCAGCCTCGGGGGACTATCCGATCAGGAGACTGCTCGCAAAGGCAATATTTACGGCATCATTGGCATGGTTATCGCCTTTGTTGCTACTGCGCTTTCGCTAGATTTGACAGCATACGGCACTTTGGCGTCAGTTGTCATCCCAGGAGCGATGATCGGTGCAATCGTCGCCTCTCGCGTGGCGATGACTTCAATGCCGGAAATGGTGGCTATGCTGCATAGCTTTGTTGGTGTTGCAGCAGTTTTGGTGGGTATTGCCAATTATCTCCAACAGTCGCGATCGCTCATCGGCATTGAGTCCACAATCCACCAAATTGAAATTTTTGTGGGTGTGTTCATCGGTGCTGTTACTTTCACAGGTTCGATAATTGCCTTTGGTAAACTGCGGGGCATTATCAGCAGCAAACCTCTACTTCTGCCAGCGCGTCACTTCCTCAACTTGAGCATGATAGCAGCTTCACTATGGCTGGGTTCTCAGTTCTTAGCAGCAGAAAACCTTAGCGGACTGCAACCGCTATTAATTATGTCTGCGATCGCCTCAGTTTTAGGTATTCATCTCGTGATGGCGATCGGCGGTGCTGATATGCCGGTGGTAATTTCAATGCTCAACAGTTACTCTGGTTGGGCTGCTGCTGCTGCTGGCTTTATGCTTTCAAACGATTTGCTGATCATTACCGGGGCGTTGGTGGGTAGTAGCGGTGCCATCCTCAGCTATATTATGTGCAAGGCGATGAATCGTTCCTTCATCAGCGTGATTCTAGGTGGCTTTGGTGCAGAGACAAATGGCGCAACAGCAGCGCAAAGCGCCGAACAACCTGGAGGTGAAGTCACCGCCACGACGATTGAGGATACTGTCGAACTTCTCCAACGTGCTAAGAGTGTTGTCATCGTTCCTGGTTACGGCATGGCAGTAGCTAGAGCCCAGCACGCTGTATCGGAACTTGCGAAATTACTGCGCGATCGCGGCGTCCAAGTTCGCTTTGGCATCCATCCGGTAGCCGGCCGTATGCCCGGACACATGAACGTCCTCTTGGCTGAGGCAAATGTGCCCTACGACATTGTACTAGAAATGGATGAGATTAATGAGGATTTCTCAAAAACTGATGTAGTGCTGGTGATTGGTGCTAACGACACAGTTAACCCCAGTGCGTTAGAAAATCCCAATAGCCCCATTGCTGGGATGCCTGTAATGGAGGTTTGGAAAGCTGGTACTGTGGTGGTGATGAAGCGCAGTATGGCTAGTGGCTACGCTGGTGTTGAGAATCCCCTGTTTTATAAGAGCAACACCCACATGCTATTTGGCGATGCTAAGAAAAATCTTGATGCGATCGTCGGAAAAGTTGCCCTGCTGAGTGAGGAAAGTGTAGACTTGCGCCAACCAACAAAAGTCGCATTTTCCACTTAA
- a CDS encoding GH1 family beta-glucosidase, with translation MNIYQFPKDFCWGVATAAYQIEGAVNEGGRKPSVWDTFSATPGRVVGGDTGAIACDHYHRYETDVRLMAELGIKHYRFSIAWPRIVPDGRGTVNEEGVDFYKRLVDCLHDHNITPHATLFHWDSPQALEDLYGSWQSRQMAFDFAEYVTAVVSRLGDRITHWMTLNEISCFTHMGYDVEADSPHAPGKRVNSKKEVWQTSHHALLAHGLGCQAIRAASPVPCQVALVDNFGVTVPINESPAHIAAAKKAFHTCTQNGGIIFPALTGNYSPVMLEELGENAPDIQSGDLEIIHQPLDAIGLNIYTGTYVRAVDNEKGYEFLNLPKGYPRMHMPWLNIVPESIYWGIRHISETLGRNDLPVFITENGCAAEDEVTANGEVIDTDRIMYLRQYLKSAHRAISEGYLLKGYFLWSFMDNFEWAWGYSRRFGIIYVDYSTQQRIPKASFEWYAESIRQNSVV, from the coding sequence ATGAACATATATCAATTTCCAAAGGATTTTTGCTGGGGTGTTGCTACCGCTGCTTATCAAATAGAAGGAGCAGTAAATGAGGGAGGGCGTAAACCCAGCGTCTGGGATACCTTTAGCGCTACACCCGGACGGGTTGTAGGTGGCGATACTGGTGCTATTGCTTGCGATCACTACCACCGTTATGAAACGGATGTGCGACTGATGGCAGAATTAGGTATCAAGCACTATCGTTTTAGCATTGCATGGCCCCGGATCGTTCCCGATGGTCGCGGCACTGTGAATGAAGAGGGTGTTGATTTTTACAAGCGCTTGGTGGATTGCTTGCACGACCACAATATTACTCCCCACGCAACCTTATTTCACTGGGACAGCCCCCAAGCGTTGGAAGATTTATATGGTTCCTGGCAAAGTCGGCAAATGGCTTTTGATTTTGCTGAATATGTTACTGCTGTTGTGAGTCGATTGGGCGATCGCATTACCCACTGGATGACACTCAATGAAATTTCCTGCTTTACCCATATGGGTTATGACGTAGAAGCTGACTCTCCCCATGCCCCAGGCAAACGTGTCAATAGTAAAAAGGAAGTGTGGCAAACTTCTCACCACGCCTTACTTGCTCACGGATTAGGATGCCAAGCCATTCGCGCTGCTTCACCCGTTCCTTGCCAAGTTGCTTTGGTAGATAACTTCGGCGTTACAGTTCCAATTAACGAGTCCCCCGCCCATATCGCCGCGGCAAAGAAAGCTTTTCATACTTGTACACAAAATGGAGGTATTATTTTCCCCGCCCTTACAGGTAACTATAGTCCGGTGATGCTTGAGGAATTAGGAGAAAATGCTCCTGATATCCAATCTGGCGACTTAGAAATAATTCATCAGCCCCTAGACGCTATTGGTCTTAATATTTACACTGGTACTTATGTTCGTGCTGTTGATAACGAAAAGGGATATGAGTTTCTCAACCTTCCCAAAGGTTATCCGCGAATGCATATGCCTTGGCTAAATATTGTCCCTGAGAGCATTTACTGGGGCATTCGTCATATCAGCGAGACGTTGGGACGTAACGATCTACCAGTATTTATTACCGAAAATGGTTGTGCGGCAGAAGATGAAGTCACTGCTAATGGTGAAGTAATTGATACTGACCGCATTATGTACTTACGCCAGTATCTGAAATCGGCTCATCGGGCTATTAGTGAAGGCTACCTTTTGAAAGGGTATTTTCTTTGGAGTTTCATGGATAACTTTGAGTGGGCTTGGGGATATTCCCGGCGTTTTGGAATTATCTATGTAGATTACAGTACTCAACAACGCATTCCCAAAGCTAGCTTTGAATGGTATGCAGAGTCTATCCGTCAAAACAGTGTCGTTTGA
- a CDS encoding Hsp20/alpha crystallin family protein → MALIRWQPFQEIEMLRRQFDDLFSEFNELTGFSRESRRTWIPAIELRETDESLILRAELPGVEGKDLNIQASRESVLISGEHHYDSKAEDQGYFRSEFHYGRFERQIPLPMPIQPDKVQAEFKNGILTLMLAKAEEVRRRVVKINVTEGNGHQAIAGTESAKTVDVTSEPVAS, encoded by the coding sequence ATGGCATTGATTCGTTGGCAACCCTTTCAAGAGATAGAAATGCTGCGTCGTCAATTTGACGATCTATTTAGTGAGTTTAATGAGTTAACTGGCTTTAGTCGTGAGTCCAGAAGGACTTGGATTCCTGCAATTGAACTCCGAGAAACTGATGAAAGCCTAATTTTGCGGGCAGAACTTCCAGGGGTAGAAGGCAAAGACTTGAATATCCAAGCTAGTCGAGAATCTGTTTTAATCTCTGGAGAACATCACTATGACTCCAAAGCGGAAGATCAAGGTTACTTCCGCTCAGAGTTCCACTACGGCAGATTCGAGCGTCAGATTCCGCTACCAATGCCAATTCAACCCGATAAAGTACAGGCTGAGTTTAAGAATGGTATCTTGACACTCATGCTGGCGAAAGCGGAAGAAGTTCGACGCAGAGTTGTCAAAATTAACGTGACTGAGGGAAATGGTCATCAAGCCATTGCTGGAACAGAATCTGCTAAGACCGTTGATGTTACTAGCGAACCGGTCGCTAGTTAG
- a CDS encoding Hsp20/alpha crystallin family protein, with amino-acid sequence MAIMRWEPFRGLERWEPFREVETLQRQMNRLFDSLMTTDGGESMGLSFVPAAEMEETDDAIHLKLEVPGLEPKDINVEVTAESVSISGERQSQTKTEHDGVTRSEFRYGRFQRVIPLPSHIQNDKVHAEYKNGILNLTLPKAEEEKHKVVKVNVG; translated from the coding sequence ATGGCAATTATGCGTTGGGAACCTTTCCGGGGACTTGAACGTTGGGAACCTTTCCGGGAAGTTGAAACCTTACAGCGGCAAATGAATCGCCTGTTTGACAGTTTGATGACTACTGATGGCGGTGAAAGCATGGGATTATCCTTTGTTCCTGCCGCCGAAATGGAAGAAACCGATGACGCGATTCACTTGAAACTGGAAGTACCCGGTCTAGAACCAAAAGATATAAATGTAGAAGTAACCGCCGAATCTGTTTCTATTAGCGGTGAGCGTCAGTCCCAAACCAAAACCGAACACGATGGTGTAACTCGCTCTGAGTTCCGCTATGGCAGATTCCAAAGGGTGATTCCCTTACCTTCCCACATTCAAAACGATAAAGTGCATGCTGAATACAAAAATGGCATTCTCAACTTAACCTTGCCGAAAGCTGAAGAAGAAAAGCATAAAGTTGTCAAGGTTAATGTTGGTTAA
- a CDS encoding alpha/beta fold hydrolase, which yields MLQFQPPGFGHKVINTSLGSMVYYTQTTAPWCIAETEDLPPLIFLHCFGGGSSAYEWSKVYPAFAASHRILAPDLIGWGESAHPVWDYQINDYLTTITEFIRHTCSPPVTVVASSITAAFTIRLAIAQPFLFKALYLVCPSGFDDFGQGAGRRLPLQVINTPLLDNLIYALGAENEIAVNNFLRSFLFAKPERLYQEIVEAYLFSAQQPNAKFAALAFLRGDLYFDLSLYIEQLDIPTVIFWGEKAQFTTVKLGQRLAKLNPRAIQDFHVIADAGVLPHLEMPEIVIGLLQRYL from the coding sequence ATGCTTCAGTTTCAACCTCCAGGCTTTGGACATAAAGTCATTAACACTTCCTTAGGGTCAATGGTTTACTATACCCAAACTACTGCACCCTGGTGCATTGCTGAGACTGAAGATTTACCGCCGCTAATATTCCTTCACTGTTTCGGTGGTGGATCGTCTGCTTATGAATGGTCGAAAGTTTATCCTGCTTTTGCTGCCTCTCATCGCATCCTCGCACCAGATTTAATCGGTTGGGGAGAATCTGCTCATCCGGTGTGGGATTATCAAATTAATGACTATCTCACAACCATAACAGAATTTATCAGACACACTTGTTCCCCGCCTGTGACAGTAGTAGCATCTTCTATAACAGCTGCTTTCACGATCAGGCTGGCTATTGCCCAACCTTTTTTATTCAAAGCGCTGTATTTGGTTTGTCCCTCTGGTTTTGATGATTTTGGGCAAGGTGCTGGACGCAGGCTACCGCTTCAGGTCATCAATACACCACTGTTGGATAATCTAATTTATGCCCTCGGTGCTGAGAATGAAATAGCAGTCAACAACTTTTTGCGAAGTTTTCTGTTTGCCAAACCCGAACGACTTTATCAAGAGATAGTAGAGGCTTATTTATTCTCTGCCCAACAGCCAAATGCCAAGTTTGCAGCGTTGGCATTTTTGCGAGGCGACCTTTATTTTGATTTAAGTTTGTATATTGAACAGCTTGATATTCCCACAGTGATATTTTGGGGCGAGAAAGCACAATTTACCACTGTGAAATTAGGGCAGCGGTTGGCAAAGTTAAATCCAAGGGCAATTCAAGATTTTCATGTGATTGCAGATGCGGGAGTGTTACCACATCTGGAAATGCCAGAGATAGTAATTGGATTGTTGCAACGGTATTTGTAA
- a CDS encoding Ycf66 family protein has protein sequence MFNNPLNLIGVILIIAAISLGALPLTRPQLFRRQDIVLIIVFFACGLILLFQDRWYSKELTQFNLILLTVTALFYTVESIRLRSRNIQ, from the coding sequence ATGTTTAACAACCCCCTAAATCTCATCGGTGTGATTTTGATAATTGCAGCAATTTCTCTGGGCGCATTACCTTTGACGCGCCCTCAACTCTTCCGACGGCAAGATATAGTATTAATAATAGTATTTTTTGCCTGTGGTTTAATTTTGTTATTTCAAGACAGATGGTATAGCAAAGAATTGACACAATTTAATTTAATTCTCTTGACAGTAACTGCTCTCTTCTACACTGTGGAAAGTATCCGGCTGCGAAGTAGAAATATACAATGA
- a CDS encoding CIA30 family protein, with the protein MSDKNRSQWDLGRFVQTLTYFEVIPLVNWIQDLFQGRSKDRQDKPDGAKQVGVILVAGATGGVGKRVVRRLVAQGYKVRSLVRDIEKARTILGDSTDLVVADITKPETLTPLVMANIQAVICCTAVRVQPVEGDTPEREKYYQGVKFYQPEIVGDTPDNVEYRGVKNLVEAAAKSLPKAGEKLLFDFTNPSTEVKNIWGAVDDVVMGGVSESNIQLVEGTALFAGNVSTANSGGFASVRTKNFSPAFNLTGYEGIELRVRGDGKRYKFFLRTDTRWDGVGYSYSFDTVANTWIDVRIPFADLIPVFRAKTLQDSPPIDASKISSFQLMLSKFEYDGELNPHFSTGGFTLQLESIKAYGGETLPQFILVSSAGVTRPGRPGINLEEEPPAVRLNDQLGGILTWKLRGEDSLRESGIPYTIIRPCALTEEPGGKSLIFEQGDNIRGKISREDVAEICVQVLQQPQACNVTFEVKEGENHANSIDWQRLFSQLISDN; encoded by the coding sequence ATGAGTGATAAAAATCGCTCTCAATGGGACTTAGGCAGATTTGTCCAAACCCTTACATACTTTGAAGTAATACCTTTAGTCAACTGGATACAGGATTTATTTCAAGGTCGTAGCAAGGATCGTCAAGACAAACCTGATGGAGCGAAACAAGTGGGTGTAATATTAGTGGCAGGTGCAACGGGTGGGGTCGGTAAGCGAGTGGTAAGGCGACTCGTAGCACAGGGTTATAAAGTGCGATCGCTCGTACGCGATATTGAGAAAGCCCGGACTATTCTTGGTGATAGTACTGACTTAGTAGTTGCAGATATCACTAAGCCAGAAACTTTGACACCCCTAGTCATGGCTAACATCCAAGCCGTGATTTGTTGTACAGCAGTACGTGTGCAACCAGTAGAAGGAGATACTCCCGAACGAGAAAAATACTATCAAGGTGTCAAATTTTATCAACCAGAAATCGTTGGCGACACCCCAGACAATGTGGAGTATCGAGGTGTAAAAAACTTGGTAGAAGCTGCTGCCAAGTCTTTGCCAAAAGCAGGAGAAAAACTTTTATTTGATTTCACCAATCCATCAACAGAAGTAAAAAATATTTGGGGTGCGGTGGATGATGTCGTCATGGGTGGCGTCAGTGAAAGTAATATTCAATTAGTAGAAGGTACAGCTTTATTTGCTGGCAATGTTTCCACCGCCAATTCTGGAGGATTTGCATCTGTTAGAACTAAAAATTTCTCTCCTGCCTTCAACTTAACTGGTTATGAAGGCATAGAATTGCGGGTGAGAGGAGATGGTAAACGTTATAAGTTCTTTTTGCGTACAGATACAAGATGGGATGGCGTTGGTTATAGCTATTCTTTCGACACAGTAGCAAATACCTGGATAGATGTTCGCATTCCTTTTGCAGATTTGATTCCTGTATTTCGGGCTAAAACTTTACAAGATTCCCCACCCATAGACGCCAGTAAAATCTCTTCGTTTCAACTCATGTTGAGCAAATTTGAATACGATGGCGAATTAAATCCGCACTTTTCAACTGGTGGTTTTACCTTGCAACTAGAATCAATTAAAGCCTATGGCGGGGAAACTTTACCACAATTTATTCTTGTTAGTTCCGCCGGTGTCACTCGTCCTGGCCGTCCCGGAATTAATTTAGAGGAAGAACCACCAGCAGTAAGATTAAATGACCAATTGGGCGGAATTTTGACTTGGAAACTAAGGGGCGAGGATAGTTTGAGAGAAAGCGGAATTCCTTACACAATTATTAGACCTTGTGCGTTGACAGAAGAACCTGGAGGTAAATCATTAATATTCGAGCAAGGCGATAACATTAGGGGCAAAATCAGCCGTGAGGATGTGGCAGAAATTTGCGTGCAAGTGCTACAACAACCACAGGCATGTAACGTTACTTTTGAAGTCAAAGAAGGAGAAAATCACGCTAACTCTATCGACTGGCAGAGGTTGTTTTCGCAACTTATATCTGACAATTAA